The nucleotide window TTTCATACTAACACTTTACATGTAGAAATAATCAAAGAGAATACAAGTAATTCCTTCGTAATCAATtacacacacacaaaaagaatatttttaatcaaGATAGAATAGTCAAAGTTTCACCGTCCAAACAATTTTTGTACATATATCAGTTTatataatttgtcattatcataatatatactCCATCTGTCCAATAATAATTGTCCGCTATTGACTTGACATGCaccttaagaaacaataaatgatagggatatttttattttattacccctttgaatatattaaatttaatgtctTGGAAAATTTATTagatattgaaaaatatttaataacaagggtaaaatagacacaaaatgaTAAACtatctcttaatttttcaaattatacaaatattgttaaacaactatttttaaaacAGTGGACAAATAAAGATGAACCGGAGGAATAATATACATCAATTGTACATGTAATAATATACTTTGGTGCAgtattctttttataaatatagaatacaaaaaaaatgcaTATTAAACATCATAATATCAAGATCgcattatcaaaaaatttaattacatatGATGTGAGATTCGATATCTACCGTATAAAACTTAACTATTCCTTATAGAATCAGATCTCAAAACAAGTACCAAACTTAACTACTTCTAAAAAAATCGATTAATCAGATCTCAAAACGAATATCGAaacttaaaaaagaaacaactaGCTAGTTGCTCTTTTCTTTGACCAAAGTCCACCACAATCAATCACATTGTGAGAAAGTATGACTAGTTACTTTGACCAATATTCCCAATcctattataaattttttctcaaattatataAACCTTACACAATTTTTTCCACTCTATTAGTCTCCAGtctttttccttcatttacTTCAATACACTTAGCCACTTTCTCTTACCAAAACTTCTTTCTCCTTTCCACACTTCTCCATTTATTATAACAACACAACCAAaattgaaaaaccaaaaaaaaacaaaacatttttaGTTCAATTTTTTCCCTCTTCTAATggaaaatgttgaaattcctgAGTATTTTATATGTCCAATTTCTCTACAAATCATGAAAGATCCCGTAACAATCGTTACCGGTATCACGTATGATCGCGATAGTATCGAACGTTGGCTTTCAAAAAGCCCTAATAGTAACGCCATTTGTCCGGTAACGAAGCTACACGTGTCACGAGATTCAAACCTAACACCAAACCACACTCTCCGTCGTTTGATTCAATCGTGGTGTGTATCGAATGGATTCAACGTTGTTGATCAAGTCTTGACTCCGACTAAGCCTCCGTTAAGCAAATGCTACATCCTCAACCTCGTTCTTGATCTCTCCGTCCCCAGGACGGAGAATATCAAGACGTTAGAGAAGTTAGAGATGTTAGCTAAGGAGAATAATGAGAGAAACAAGACATACATGGTTGAAGTTGGAGTTCATGAAGCCCTAGTTAATTTCTTGATCCAATGTTACATGAAATGTGACACTAATGGCCTTGAAAAAGCCCTAAGTACACTTTCATTAATTTGGGATTATTTTTCATCTTGtcatgaaaataataaagtcGAAAATCGCGAAGAGATATTAATAGATTCAATAACATGGGCGTTAGGTCTTGATCGCGACATGCAGAACCATGCAATGATCAAGAACCACGCGATGAGCCTATTGAGATCTATCATTGGGAAGGCGAATTCAAGTACATTGGATAGactaaaaccccaattattCGAGAAAATAATTAGGGTTTTACATGAGAGTGGTAGTAATACTACCACCATCGCGCAAAAAGGAGTTGACAATGCTTTACACGTCATCCTAAACACTAGTCATTCGGGCAAGAACCGGAACATTATGATTCAATCAAGGGCAATTTTCGAGCTCATCGAGCTCGAACtcaatttttcatcaaataaaaaaactaaagagcttatttttgagatattattCAATTTATGTTCTTGTGCTGATGGTAGGGCACAACTTTTAAGTCATGCTGCTGGAATTGCTATGATTACAAAGAGGATTTTGAAGGTTTCTCCAATTGTAGATGAAAAAGCCATAATGATTCTTTGTTTGATTACAAAATATTCAGCAACAAGTGGAGTTCTTCAAGAAATGTTGAAAGTCAAAAGTGTATCAAAGATTTGTACTATGATACAAGCTAATTGTGCTTCACATGTAAAGGATAACGCAAGggaaatattaagaaatcattttgATGTTTGGAAGAATTCACCTTGTGTTGAAGTTGCCACCTTAACAAGGTATGGTTAATGATAATCattacaacattttttttttagttttatatgtTTTGTATCTGATTTGAAACTCAATTAATAATTTGGTTCACGTTGGAAAATCTCACTTTGGGTggcttttacaatttttttcattttttttacatttggTGTTTGGTATTCGATTTGAGGGTCGACTAATCGGTCTCATATTGGAAAATTCCATTTTGGGTGATTGTTACAAGATCCTTTTTAACTTTTGTTTTCCATTCGGTGTCGAGGCTCTAATTTGAGGACTATTTGATCTTGATTTGAGTGGGGAAATCTCTGGTGTTCAATATTTGTTTTGGAGTTCGACTATATTCAAGTTGTACATAGGAAAATCTCACATTGAAAGATAAAATGCTACCTAATAGAGACGACTTTATTTTCAAGGCTAAAATATGAGATTTATGGTTAAGGGGAAGGGTATTGCTTATCATCCTACAACCTTTGATGGTGATCAAGaattataaatttgtattacCAAGGTAAATAACCAAACAACTTTCTAGAGTTTTCTTGATATAATCTGTTAATGTTAGTGGTTGAAATAATTTGCAAGTTAGAAATGAATCCAATTGTATAGATTGCTTATAGACcaattttcaaatcttttttagTAGATCTATTAGTTTAGTTTCTTGTAATATTCAAACAATCTTGACTTTATTTGTTGTTCAATAAATTTGTAGGGCTCAAGGTAGATGCACACTTTAGAATTTCTAACTAAAATAatgtttattataatattctccATTGTTCTAAATTGAttgtcatattttctttttcaaaaaatcaatttagCTTATTTTTTAAGTAAACTCGATTAGATCaactcaatattttatatttaaaatttcgatatttaaaaattatagtatAAGTTATAGTGAAATTAAAGTTGCATGTCAGTCAAAATCTACCTCATTTAATTCTCTGAAACATGATCACTGTTAAATGTATAagtttttcatttaaaatattttgtttatcaTCTAATTTAGGTATCTTTAGACTTTAGTGactattttatgtttttttttataaaaaaaataaatccaagtacagaaaaaaatagtttttaaactTTTGAAGACTTATTTGAAGGGGTGGGGTGCAGGATATATAGAATGGCTTTGCcagaataattaaatattttattttcttataataatttaataaaagtattttataaGTTCGATGAAGCTTGACTTTGTCTTGGTTTAATTTGTTGGTCTCGAGGTATGCATATAAAGATGATTGCTTGTATTTCTGATCTAATTTTCCTCCACAACTTGTGCAAGTGATATTGATGtattcttaattaaattatgatcatgtagtcaatgtattttaattttgaaaagggggtccaaagaaagagttttctTATACATTAGAGTTGTTTGGTGTGAGCCGGTGAGGTACAAGGTATAataattttaggaataaaatgtaAGATTAGTTTATTATGTGTTTGGTTAGAGGCTTAGAGGTATTGCGCAATTCTGATATTATTTATCGCAATATTTATAGCTTAGTGATGGGATAAATTATCTCGTATACATGTGAAGTAACTTATCCAGGGACAATTAATTTTGAGATAATTCGTTCCCAACAAAACGACcttcttgaagaaaaaaattaaatttttttatggttGACTTgttggttagagttatgcagatattttatattaatatataaattatttatatattgattaGATATATAaggtttattttttcaaatgaaCTCCCTTTAGATATCATACAAagaataattaactcaaaactaATAAAGGAGATCCACAACTTAAATTAAGACGCATGAAAATCGAGACTATCTCGACTCCTTTCTAGGTATTATGACAATTGCTACCTATTGATTTTCACTATTGACACTTTTTTCAACGAGTTTAAATTTACCTtcgcaaataagaaattatacacCTATAAGTAAATCATCAAGCTTGCGATTGTGTCGCTCTGCTTTTCAATCGATATACAGCTAAAGAGGCCGATCACACAATTTCTTAATCGGTGCCTTTCAAGAGGAAATGATTGATCAATGCTCAAAACAAATAAGTTAACTGAATTTATATCGGTGTGTAACTCgcgaaaatatatatattagaagatggaaaaatcacaccatatacacatttaagagacAATATTACGAGTTTTAAACCTATTcttaaaaaattcttacttataacagtgtaattacgggttataacatatcaattaaatttaactttatttaaaaatcaattaaaatatactttattaaatgattagtctttttatatttttatattattaattatttaattatattgattgcagttccttttatataattaataggtaagagaaataatattaatgacagaaaatcaatttgtaattatctattaccccttttaagggattttttaacttattcaaataacttttatttattaatgactATTGGggcctttaatttatttttaaaaaaatttttatCACTGTACATTTTAACAtgtatttttctctctctttaatctattttttttgtttttcttgatgttttttttattttaaattttgatattgttttttttaatctgtttttttagaattaagaattctatattttgaaaatttgattttgttttttattttaattaatctaaaacTTGATTTCTTGAGGAAAAAAAACCGTTTTACTTAAGTTTTGAACTTGTTTTTGGTGTGTTTTTCTATATCTAAAATACTGTTTTGTTggtgaaataaatatatttaattctgaaatttgttgatatatatagataatatgagatcataaaatctttaataaggatttcttaagttttagcttaaatatgataaaaaaaaaatcacatttgaACACGGAAtataaattgaagagagagGAAAATATAGAACTTGTATTAATTAATGCTGTTTAGActtttaattacatgttttgatttttgggtGATGTATATTTCTTTTGCTACAATTTCtaacaacaatatataatttGCATTGTTTTACAACCAGATTTATTCTTCCCGGATTTATACCCGTTGGAtactaattttatacatttttattttttgtctttgttctaaaatttcaagttggataCCAAGTGTATATAAATTGGATAAAGGGTAAAGGGTgaaatatgcccctaaactattcgaaaaggtctagatataccctccgtttaaagtttggctcaccaTGCCCTCGCCATCCAACTTTTGGTCTaaatatgcccttatgggcATTAGTTAGCCTGCTGTACATATCCAGcccatttttcatttctttaaatgccACATGGAATTGCCATGTCATTTTGACTTTACCACATGACATTTCTATGAAAAATGGAAAGGGATTAATTATACCCCTAAAAAATTCGAACCATAAACAACTAATCCAATCCATAAATCAAcccccccttttaaataaactacccgacccattttcaactttttatttttttcggtaaatcccaaaaattagtaattgattaataaaaaacaagaaaaatatgaaaaaaatataaaattaatgccaaaaattcacaaataaatattgtaaccttaaattcaacaatttcaacaattttttaaattttttatttttttcggtaaatcccgaaaatgagtaattgatatgaaaaaaatataaaattaacgccaaatcacaaataaatatagtaaccttaagttcaaaaatttcagcaattttttttaatttttattttttttaataaattactcATTATCAAAATTtgccgaaaaaaataaaaattaaaaaaaattgttgaaatttttgaattaaggttactatatttgtttgtgattttttggggttaattttatatttttttcatattttttattaatcaatttctcattttcgggatttacccaaaaaaaataaatatttaaaaaaattgttgaaattgttgaatttaaggttacaatatttatttgtgattttttagcgttaattttatattcttttcatatttttcctattaacTCGTGTCATGAATCCTCAAGATTTTGCCCTTTCCTTTTGCAAAGCTTTAACACGTTCACAATCTATCACATATGCATTATTCATAAGTAAATGAATCTATAGACATCCATTGAGCTATACCTCTATCCCGAACCCCAAAACTTATTCGAACTTCACGAATGTTACCATCTTATTCCCCTTGAAAATTCgcactttttaaatatattatcgACTTAACCATGATGGTCACTCTTGGACCAATTAACCAGTACTATTGGTAAACAATTGTGAACACCACTAGAATATTTTAAGACACAAAATATGCTACAAATTTAACTAAGTGATACAGTGATCCTGAACCAAAGCAACAAACAACATTTGTACTATTCACTACGCAACACCTTACATCCACTCACCTATCATTAACTCAAAATGATATATACATCTCATCCAACCTAATGACACCAAACTAACACCCATGATATATAATGAAATTCCTAAATTTTTGGTGCCATCTAATATGTCAAGTCTCATATTCCTAGATTTTAAGCCTAGAGTTATATCTTAATTCCACTAAATAACATACTCTAATAGTGTTCATATATATCCATTATGCTTAATAATTAATAGTGACAAGAATAGCAACAGAAACTaacaaaaatttaacaaaagCTCCAACTTCCAAGCCTTCATAATTACTATACTTTAGTTCCTTTTTAAATGAATTACCACTTAAAATCATGAGTCAATCATTACCGTAATGATTACTCTCTCCTAATTAACAATTAATTTATCCTACCAAATAAACCATCCTACAGTATAGTGTCAAGTTTCCAAAATTTGCTTTCCttaactttatttattatttatgttcCAGCCGAAATCTAATCAACACAATTCTATATCCATTACTTGATGGTTGAGATTATGCGATGATTCTCTTCGTCGTGTGCAGATAGAAGTTTTAGTGGGTTGTGGAGGTGACAAAGAATTATTAACATGGGCCAAATTACTTGGgtattaattgaattattttggCCCACTAACTAATAACTATAAtacttattaaataaaaattcatcaaTTAGATACTCGTAATTACTGAATAGTTTAAAATAcctctttaaatttttttctggAAGAGTCAAAATAGTCCTAGTTCTCAAAATGACCTAGCGGGTCGTTACACATTTGAAAAACACTGAATACACAAATGATTAACTagcacacataataaatattctgaaattataattcattaacttaaaagacaaaataaatcaaaacatgagtttgccacaataaaacaaccaaataaaaataaaaataaattatgtctttttttcagaagggtaatttgaacatgtcttcTTATTGTGTTCCTCCCGATGACATGTATTGCACGTAATCTTAGACctcttgaatttcacatcagcaaACCATTTACAAGTTGTGGTCTCCCTACAGTTCTTTTTTAACCAGGAGACAATAATTTCTGCTCCGACACTTTTTGAATTGCATATCATCATAAATTATTGTGTCAATATTATATCATACAAAAGtacaaataacttttatacatatGTTATATCAATATACAAGtttcataccatttttatgattacaaaattcatacaaaagtaaaaatacatatgttattttaaaacaatttcatatgttattacagaatacaaaagtaaaaacaaatatGTTATATCAGtttacaaatttcatacaattctTATTAACACATTTCTTACCTATTTCATGCCAAAAGTTATCAATTATTCATACCAGGATCATGTCACTAGAATAccaaaataattccaaaaatattaattgtcatttctttaataaacagtataccaaattcattacattactattctcaaaattcattacaatataatgccaaaaaaaaaatccaatcaaACCAACAATCGTACCAAAACACTATCGATTGTCATACATGCTTGGTAGTATaagtatacaaatttcaaaaaaaaaaaaatctattttttaaccaaaaatataccaaaaaaaaaatgcgtCAGACACATAATGAACAAATTCAATGTTCAtaccaaaatataacattacacatttttataaaaacgccataattcaaattattatacaaatttgaaatcagtatataaatttcatataattattatgcCCCCAAAATTATACCTATTTCATGACATAAGTTGTCACTTTTTCACAGCAGAATCATTCCACTATAATACCAAAATAATATCACTTTTAactattaattgtcatttattagaCAAATAGTACatgaaattcattcaaatataattctaaaatcgTACCTACATGGTATAACCAATataccaaattcaaataaattttatgtaattttttaaccagaaacatacaaaaaatgaatgttcaaacaaaaatctatactaatttcaaacaaattttatgtaatttcaaaagtgaatattcataccaaaaacgccataattaaaactattattcacaaacaaaatctgaattttttttccagaatcactgttcataatattttttaacgTTTGGTTTGTattacaatacaaataaaaaaacacaaagaacaCTAACCTGAAGGATCCCATCTACCACCATGTTTTATTAATACTACTAAGAAGCCGTccaaaaaataaagattattgaataaaaacgaATATGAATTAGATGAGAGTGACAAGAtttctggaaaaaaattgaagagagagaaatgtggaagaaaatggatgaaatcgaaatttttaattaatttgaataaattagaGTGAAATAAGGAGactaaatattcttaattagttcgAATTTCCTTAATTTATGCTAACTTGTAATTATcttcaatcaattcaaattta belongs to Solanum stenotomum isolate F172 chromosome 1, ASM1918654v1, whole genome shotgun sequence and includes:
- the LOC125876292 gene encoding E3 ubiquitin-protein ligase PUB24-like, with amino-acid sequence MENVEIPEYFICPISLQIMKDPVTIVTGITYDRDSIERWLSKSPNSNAICPVTKLHVSRDSNLTPNHTLRRLIQSWCVSNGFNVVDQVLTPTKPPLSKCYILNLVLDLSVPRTENIKTLEKLEMLAKENNERNKTYMVEVGVHEALVNFLIQCYMKCDTNGLEKALSTLSLIWDYFSSCHENNKVENREEILIDSITWALGLDRDMQNHAMIKNHAMSLLRSIIGKANSSTLDRLKPQLFEKIIRVLHESGSNTTTIAQKGVDNALHVILNTSHSGKNRNIMIQSRAIFELIELELNFSSNKKTKELIFEILFNLCSCADGRAQLLSHAAGIAMITKRILKVSPIVDEKAIMILCLITKYSATSGVLQEMLKVKSVSKICTMIQANCASHVKDNAREILRNHFDVWKNSPCVEVATLTRYG